A single window of Intrasporangium calvum DSM 43043 DNA harbors:
- a CDS encoding CorA family divalent cation transporter, protein MIIDCALYRDGRRQQEAALTLDTAAALHQDGSEGFAWLGTFEPAPDELERIRDSFGLHELAVEDVQTFHLRPKMEQYDHGVELVILRTARYDDEREEVDFGEISVFIAPTFVITVRQGVASELHTARTNLEARPDLLAEGSPAVLWAILDQVIKSYGPVVAELERDIEQVESTVFAGEAAPTERIYFLRREVTNFYRAVHPLLTVLTTIERTYREGPLAPYLHDVHDYLRLISDEVAAQRDLLATILEANMAVISVEQTRLGIRQGQTIERLTVLATVFLPLTFVTGFFGQNFPWLVEHLDGFGRFVVLGIGGLVLPLVVLWVLLRRDRGRLDRST, encoded by the coding sequence ATGATCATCGACTGTGCCCTGTACCGCGACGGGCGACGCCAGCAGGAGGCCGCGCTCACGCTCGACACGGCGGCCGCGCTGCACCAGGACGGCAGCGAGGGCTTCGCCTGGCTGGGCACCTTCGAACCGGCGCCTGACGAGCTGGAGCGCATCCGCGACAGCTTCGGTCTGCACGAGCTCGCGGTCGAGGACGTCCAGACGTTCCACCTGCGGCCCAAGATGGAGCAGTACGACCACGGCGTCGAGCTCGTCATCCTGCGCACTGCCCGATACGACGACGAGCGCGAAGAGGTCGACTTCGGCGAGATCAGCGTGTTCATCGCGCCCACGTTCGTGATCACCGTGCGACAAGGCGTGGCGAGCGAGCTGCACACGGCGCGCACCAACCTGGAGGCGCGGCCGGACCTGCTCGCCGAGGGCAGCCCGGCGGTGCTCTGGGCGATTCTCGACCAGGTGATCAAGAGCTACGGTCCGGTCGTCGCCGAGCTGGAACGCGACATCGAGCAGGTCGAGAGCACCGTCTTCGCCGGGGAGGCCGCACCCACGGAGCGGATCTACTTCCTGCGGCGCGAGGTGACCAACTTCTACCGCGCCGTCCACCCGCTGCTCACCGTGCTCACGACGATCGAGCGCACGTACCGGGAGGGTCCGCTCGCGCCCTACCTCCACGACGTCCACGACTACCTGCGGCTCATCAGCGACGAGGTGGCCGCCCAGCGCGACCTGCTCGCGACGATCCTCGAGGCGAACATGGCCGTCATCTCCGTGGAGCAGACGCGGCTCGGGATCCGGCAGGGTCAGACGATCGAACGGCTCACCGTCCTCGCCACCGTGTTCCTGCCGCTCACCTTCGTGACCGGGTTCTTCGGCCAGAACTTCCCCTGGCTCGTCGAGCACCTCGACGGGTTCGGCCGGTTCGTGGTGCTCGGCATCGGTGGGCTGGTCCTGCCGCTCGTCGTCCTCTGGGTGCTCCTTCGACGGGACCGCGGGCGCCTCGACCGGTCCACCTGA
- the soxR gene encoding redox-sensitive transcriptional activator SoxR, which yields MSPQLTIGQVAERTGVATSALRYWEALGLISSGRTTGNQRRYDRPTIRRVSFIRAAQRVGLSLEEIRDALATLPGSRTPTSHDWARLSSAWRARLDEQIRRIELLRDRLDGCIGCGCLSLETCALNNPGDEMASVGPGPHRLDP from the coding sequence ATGAGCCCACAGCTCACCATCGGCCAGGTCGCGGAGCGCACCGGCGTCGCGACGTCCGCGCTGCGCTACTGGGAGGCCCTCGGGCTCATCTCCTCCGGCCGCACGACCGGCAACCAGCGACGCTACGACCGGCCCACGATCCGGCGCGTGTCCTTCATCCGGGCAGCCCAACGAGTCGGTCTGTCACTCGAGGAGATCCGGGACGCCCTGGCCACCCTGCCCGGCTCGCGCACCCCGACGTCCCACGACTGGGCCAGACTGTCCTCGGCCTGGCGGGCGAGACTCGACGAACAGATCCGGCGCATCGAACTGCTCCGCGACCGCCTCGACGGCTGCATCGGCTGCGGCTGCCTCAGCCTGGAGACGTGCGCGCTCAACAACCCGGGTGACGAGATGGCTTCGGTCGGGCCCGGACCGCACCGCCTCGACCCCTGA
- a CDS encoding AAA family ATPase produces the protein MTDRLPLPASVDTPQTIVVTGVMAAGKSTVSQLLAERFTRAVHLRGDEFRRVVVRGRVDLSPHGDLEAERQLALRHRLAAHTANIYVDAGFTVVVQDLFVGTTLEPFLAQLTEPVSLVMLAPDVSTVMRRESERTKTGYGDLWSIRDFDLKVRTETPKIGLWLDSSQQTPDETVDEILHRLAEARIR, from the coding sequence GTGACGGATCGGCTCCCCCTCCCGGCCTCCGTCGACACGCCGCAGACCATCGTCGTGACGGGCGTCATGGCCGCTGGCAAGTCGACTGTCTCCCAGCTGCTCGCCGAGCGCTTCACCAGGGCCGTGCACCTGCGCGGTGACGAGTTCCGGCGCGTCGTCGTGCGCGGACGCGTCGACCTCAGCCCCCACGGCGACCTCGAGGCCGAGCGACAGCTCGCCCTGCGCCACCGGCTCGCCGCGCACACGGCGAACATCTACGTCGACGCAGGGTTCACCGTGGTGGTCCAGGACCTCTTCGTGGGGACGACCCTCGAGCCGTTCCTGGCCCAGCTCACCGAGCCGGTGAGCCTCGTCATGCTCGCGCCGGACGTCTCGACGGTGATGCGGCGCGAGTCCGAACGGACCAAGACGGGCTACGGGGACCTGTGGTCGATCCGCGACTTCGACCTCAAGGTGCGGACCGAGACGCCGAAGATCGGCCTCTGGCTCGACAGCTCGCAGCAGACGCCGGACGAGACCGTGGACGAGATCCTCCACCGGTTGGCGGAGGCAAGGATCCGCTGA
- a CDS encoding FHA domain-containing protein, protein MTVTCPNGHPSQADDYCDVCGSPIEAGAGSGDAASVSGSASPTGPYAAGPAPTAAPGAAPAETSSVAGAESLECPNCQAQNPAGALFCEACGYDFTTGAMPRSSAQNVPAPTPSSVQNAPAPTPSSVQNVPAPEGFDWLAEVWVDPDWYQTQEVEDPCPSPGLPLIVPLRSRSVLLGRVSQSRNTHPEIDLSSDPGVSRRHAQLSTDGTRWFVEDLGSSNGTFVGPASGPLPDDPISVGPRTELDDDDRLYVGAWSRVVVRRATPEEVEAHG, encoded by the coding sequence ATGACGGTCACGTGCCCCAACGGCCACCCGTCGCAGGCCGACGACTACTGCGACGTGTGCGGGTCGCCGATCGAGGCGGGCGCCGGGTCGGGTGACGCGGCCTCCGTGAGCGGGTCGGCGAGCCCCACCGGTCCGTATGCCGCTGGGCCCGCTCCCACGGCGGCGCCCGGAGCCGCTCCGGCTGAGACGTCCTCCGTGGCGGGTGCCGAGTCGCTGGAGTGCCCGAACTGCCAGGCGCAGAACCCTGCCGGTGCGCTGTTCTGCGAGGCGTGCGGCTACGACTTCACGACCGGGGCGATGCCACGTTCGAGCGCGCAGAACGTGCCGGCCCCCACCCCGTCGAGTGTGCAGAACGCGCCGGCCCCCACCCCGTCGAGTGTGCAGAACGTGCCGGCCCCCGAGGGCTTCGACTGGCTCGCCGAGGTCTGGGTCGACCCGGACTGGTACCAGACGCAGGAGGTCGAGGACCCCTGTCCCTCGCCGGGTCTGCCGCTGATCGTGCCGCTCCGCTCGCGCAGTGTCCTGCTCGGACGCGTGAGCCAGAGCCGCAACACCCATCCCGAGATCGACCTCTCCTCCGACCCCGGGGTCAGTCGGCGGCACGCCCAGCTCAGCACCGACGGCACCCGGTGGTTCGTCGAGGACCTCGGCAGCTCCAACGGGACGTTCGTCGGGCCGGCGTCCGGACCGCTGCCCGACGACCCGATCAGCGTCGGCCCGCGGACCGAGCTGGATGACGACGACCGACTCTACGTCGGAGCCTGGAGCCGCGTCGTCGTGCGCCGGGCCACCCCGGAAGAGGTCGAGGCCCACGGTTGA
- a CDS encoding VWA domain-containing protein, giving the protein MADFTAEVFQNEFLPDGGTDVHAIVRITSSGASAATSMGVVDPGSAAEVILIDTSGSMGRRGVMEAGHAAKAALNEIVDGTLFAVVSGNGTAQIVYPYAHQGALAVMSSHTRAEARRAVEGLRAQGGTAMGTWLTLARQIFETVPHVQKRHAILLTDGVNEGETPASLQAAVQSCVGVFQCDARGVGDQWRVEEVRAIASALLGTVGLVPEPEELAAEFQAMMRASMSRGVASAELRVWVPQGAELLFVRQVSPTLEDLTGRRSQVNPLTGAYPTGAWSDESRDYHVAVRLPARTLGQEQLAARVSLGLGDQPVCQGLVKARWSNDDALTTRIDPAVAAYTGQAELAQVIQEGLAAKASGHDEVATAKLGRAVQLAGQTGNDEMTTRLKKVVEIDDADTGTVRLKKSVSKLDEMSLDTASTKTSRVRR; this is encoded by the coding sequence ATGGCTGACTTCACCGCCGAGGTGTTCCAGAACGAGTTCCTCCCCGACGGCGGGACCGACGTCCACGCGATCGTGCGCATCACCTCGAGTGGCGCCTCGGCCGCGACGTCGATGGGCGTCGTCGACCCCGGCTCGGCCGCTGAGGTCATCCTCATCGACACCTCCGGCTCGATGGGCCGACGGGGCGTCATGGAGGCGGGCCACGCCGCCAAGGCCGCCCTCAACGAGATCGTCGACGGCACCCTCTTCGCCGTCGTCTCCGGCAACGGCACCGCGCAGATCGTCTACCCCTACGCCCACCAGGGGGCGCTCGCGGTCATGTCGTCGCACACCCGGGCGGAGGCGCGCCGGGCCGTCGAGGGCCTGCGGGCGCAGGGCGGCACGGCGATGGGCACCTGGCTCACGCTCGCGCGGCAGATCTTCGAGACCGTCCCCCACGTCCAGAAGCGCCACGCGATCCTCCTCACCGACGGCGTCAACGAGGGCGAGACGCCCGCGTCGCTGCAGGCCGCGGTCCAGTCGTGCGTCGGCGTCTTCCAGTGCGACGCGCGCGGCGTCGGGGACCAGTGGCGCGTCGAGGAGGTCCGCGCGATCGCCTCGGCCCTGCTCGGCACCGTCGGGCTCGTGCCTGAGCCTGAGGAGCTGGCCGCCGAGTTCCAGGCGATGATGCGCGCGTCCATGTCCCGGGGGGTGGCCAGCGCCGAGCTGCGCGTCTGGGTGCCGCAGGGCGCCGAGCTGCTCTTCGTGCGCCAGGTCTCGCCGACCCTCGAGGACCTCACCGGGCGCCGGTCCCAGGTCAACCCGCTGACCGGTGCCTACCCCACGGGCGCCTGGTCGGACGAGAGCCGGGACTACCACGTCGCCGTGCGGCTGCCCGCTCGCACCCTCGGGCAGGAGCAGCTCGCGGCGCGGGTCTCGCTCGGCCTCGGCGACCAGCCCGTCTGCCAGGGGCTGGTCAAGGCCAGGTGGAGCAACGACGACGCCCTGACGACCCGCATCGACCCGGCCGTCGCCGCCTACACGGGCCAGGCCGAGCTCGCCCAGGTCATCCAGGAGGGGCTCGCCGCCAAGGCCTCCGGCCACGACGAGGTGGCCACGGCCAAGCTCGGTCGCGCGGTCCAGCTCGCGGGCCAGACCGGCAACGACGAGATGACGACCCGTCTCAAGAAGGTCGTCGAGATCGACGACGCCGACACCGGCACCGTGCGGCTCAAGAAGAGCGTCTCCAAGCTCGACGAGATGTCGCTCGACACGGCCTCGACGAAGACGAGCCGGGTGCGCCGATGA
- a CDS encoding protein phosphatase 2C domain-containing protein — protein MTDASPPRLPQATQFPQATGPEPTCPSCGTPNPPDASFCEACGAGLAPGQQGAGASPAAYGGVVSPATPQTAPTGEESPLDVGWTGPVPSTATGPAQPTGAEAQPCQSCGEGHYVDGYCDHCGSPPPDPRNHFAESPAPWVGGVCDIGRRHARNEDAMALTATEAPGSRAVLVVCDGVSMATDSHIASLAAARAARAVLDQPLPRGAGTRDAWEAAAARALTTAVATANDAVRSAVEGEQENPPSCTIAAAVIEDGAVVTGNVGDSRVYWLPDRPELPPRQLGRDDSYAHEQMLAGVPRDAAENGPHAHSITRWLGTDAPDDLTPHLTTLAADDTTAGWLLVCSDGLWNYCSAAADMRVLVHNMVTEAGPDPTPTAVAQALVDFANEQGGRDNITVALARLGGQGSQETTGAEAAPQEGDPIHG, from the coding sequence GTGACCGACGCCTCGCCGCCCCGCCTGCCGCAGGCGACCCAGTTCCCCCAGGCCACCGGGCCGGAGCCCACCTGCCCGTCATGTGGCACCCCCAATCCCCCCGACGCGAGCTTCTGCGAGGCCTGCGGAGCCGGCCTGGCACCCGGGCAGCAGGGAGCGGGAGCGAGCCCAGCGGCATACGGCGGCGTGGTCTCCCCAGCCACCCCGCAGACGGCACCGACGGGCGAGGAGTCCCCCCTCGACGTCGGTTGGACCGGGCCCGTCCCCTCCACCGCGACGGGGCCCGCCCAGCCCACCGGCGCCGAGGCGCAGCCCTGCCAGAGCTGCGGGGAGGGCCACTACGTCGACGGCTACTGCGACCACTGCGGGTCACCCCCGCCGGACCCGCGCAACCACTTCGCCGAGTCGCCGGCCCCGTGGGTCGGCGGGGTGTGCGACATCGGCCGACGGCACGCCCGCAACGAGGACGCGATGGCGCTGACCGCCACCGAGGCCCCCGGCAGCCGCGCGGTGCTCGTCGTCTGCGACGGCGTGTCGATGGCCACCGACTCCCACATCGCCTCCCTCGCGGCGGCCCGTGCCGCCCGCGCCGTCCTCGACCAGCCACTCCCGCGCGGAGCCGGGACCCGCGACGCGTGGGAGGCGGCCGCCGCCCGGGCCCTGACCACTGCGGTCGCCACGGCGAACGACGCCGTCCGCTCCGCGGTCGAGGGGGAGCAGGAGAACCCGCCGTCGTGCACCATCGCGGCCGCCGTCATCGAGGACGGCGCCGTCGTGACCGGCAACGTCGGCGACAGCCGCGTCTACTGGCTGCCCGACCGCCCGGAGCTCCCGCCGCGCCAGCTCGGCCGGGACGACTCCTACGCCCACGAGCAGATGCTGGCGGGCGTCCCGCGCGACGCCGCCGAGAACGGCCCGCACGCCCACTCGATCACCCGCTGGCTCGGCACCGACGCCCCGGACGACCTCACCCCGCACCTCACGACCCTCGCTGCCGACGACACCACCGCCGGGTGGCTGCTCGTCTGCTCCGACGGACTGTGGAACTACTGCTCCGCCGCCGCCGACATGCGGGTCCTCGTGCACAACATGGTCACCGAGGCCGGGCCCGACCCGACCCCGACGGCCGTGGCGCAGGCGCTCGTCGACTTCGCCAACGAGCAGGGCGGACGCGACAACATCACGGTTGCCCTCGCTCGACTGGGTGGGCAAGGATCTCAGGAGACGACCGGCGCGGAGGCCGCGCCACAGGAAGGTGACCCCATCCATGGCTGA
- a CDS encoding serine/threonine-protein kinase yields the protein MTTSPPPTSTPPTSTGLRCAQPGCAGTIVDGYCDTCGMAPTSPAAPGGRSLADPGPPPATSPATSPATSPDTSLDTSLDTALATVPDGTPCAQPGCTGAIDDGYCNVCGTPAHQAEVVQVVDSAVTRPAGMGSELSTRSAASSMLASAALGSKRARQTGSAVTRRTSGSQRLRSARLGGGITTVRPAPTIDAEKALLTDPVVPEAKRFCPKCGEPVGRGRDGQPGRTTGFCANCRHPFSFDPKLRSGDLVAGQYEVAGCLAHGGLGWIYLARDKNVSDRWVVLKGLLNSADPDALAAAIAEQRFLAQVSHPNIVEIYNFVTHDDAGYIVMEYVGGTSLKSILKQRMQRAGFYDPLPVDQALAYILEILPSFQYLHDLGLVYCDFKPDNIIQVGDEVKLIDLGGVRRVDDEDSAIFGTVGYQAPEVADLGTSVASDIYTIGRTLVVLTMEFRGYQSTYLNVLPPQDSSPVFQKYDSFYRLVSKACAPNRDDRFVSADELRSQMVGVLREVVAIDRGSGAATTTVGSLLFDAPTPGDEADDWRNLPALRRDPHDAQTNWLHTISGSPEQRLDILRDAPARTAEVLLDLARTALSVGERDLAEAAATELLTNDPWEWRAVWIQGLAALERGDAPSAQAAFNAVYGQVPGELAPKLALAHASEKAGDDAVAENLYVACARTDSTYVPMAAFGLARIRAARGDVDGAVAAYRLVPTQSSAYRTARAGLAELLARANRGLPDLAEALRTLADTSLTARRRAEVTTHIYREALASVREAGAQPDLHLGTHRATEPALRVGLEQALRELASRTPDTAERVALVDEANTVRPWSLW from the coding sequence GTGACCACGAGCCCCCCGCCCACGAGCACCCCGCCCACGAGCACCGGGCTCCGGTGCGCGCAGCCCGGCTGCGCGGGCACGATCGTCGACGGCTACTGCGACACCTGCGGCATGGCGCCCACGTCTCCCGCGGCCCCGGGCGGTCGGTCCCTCGCCGACCCAGGGCCACCCCCGGCCACCTCCCCGGCCACATCCCCGGCCACATCCCCGGACACATCCCTGGACACATCCCTGGACACCGCGCTGGCCACCGTTCCCGACGGCACCCCGTGCGCGCAGCCCGGCTGCACCGGCGCGATCGACGACGGGTACTGCAACGTCTGCGGCACCCCGGCACACCAGGCGGAGGTCGTCCAGGTCGTCGACTCGGCCGTGACCCGACCAGCCGGCATGGGCTCGGAGCTCTCCACCCGGTCCGCAGCCTCGAGCATGCTCGCCTCGGCAGCGCTCGGCTCGAAGCGCGCCCGACAGACCGGCTCGGCCGTCACCCGGCGCACCAGCGGGTCGCAGCGGCTCCGCAGCGCCCGCCTCGGCGGCGGCATCACCACGGTGCGGCCCGCCCCGACCATCGACGCGGAGAAGGCACTCCTCACCGACCCGGTCGTCCCCGAGGCGAAGCGCTTCTGCCCCAAGTGCGGCGAGCCGGTCGGCCGGGGGCGTGACGGCCAGCCCGGGCGCACCACCGGCTTCTGCGCCAACTGCCGCCACCCGTTCTCCTTCGACCCCAAGCTGCGGTCCGGTGACCTCGTCGCCGGCCAGTACGAGGTCGCCGGCTGCCTGGCCCACGGCGGCCTCGGGTGGATCTACCTCGCTCGGGACAAGAACGTCTCCGACCGATGGGTCGTCCTCAAGGGCCTGCTCAACTCGGCCGACCCCGACGCGCTCGCCGCGGCCATCGCCGAGCAGCGCTTCCTCGCCCAGGTGTCCCACCCGAACATCGTCGAGATCTACAACTTCGTCACCCACGACGACGCGGGCTACATCGTCATGGAGTACGTCGGCGGCACGTCGCTCAAGTCGATCCTCAAGCAGCGGATGCAGCGCGCGGGCTTCTACGATCCCCTGCCGGTCGACCAGGCCCTCGCCTACATCCTCGAGATCCTCCCGTCCTTCCAGTACCTCCACGACCTCGGCCTGGTCTACTGCGACTTCAAGCCGGACAACATCATCCAGGTCGGCGACGAGGTCAAGCTGATCGACCTCGGCGGCGTGCGGCGGGTCGACGACGAGGACTCGGCGATCTTCGGGACCGTCGGGTACCAGGCGCCGGAGGTGGCCGACCTGGGCACCTCGGTGGCCTCGGACATCTACACCATCGGGCGCACCCTCGTCGTGCTCACGATGGAGTTCCGCGGCTACCAGTCGACCTACCTCAACGTCCTGCCCCCACAGGACTCGAGCCCCGTCTTCCAGAAGTACGACTCCTTCTACCGGCTCGTCTCCAAGGCGTGCGCCCCCAACCGCGACGACCGGTTCGTGTCGGCTGACGAGCTGCGCTCACAGATGGTCGGCGTGCTCCGCGAGGTCGTCGCCATCGACCGGGGCTCGGGGGCAGCGACGACGACCGTCGGGTCGCTCCTCTTCGACGCCCCGACGCCCGGCGACGAGGCCGACGACTGGCGCAACCTGCCGGCCCTCCGACGCGACCCCCACGACGCGCAGACGAACTGGCTGCACACGATCAGCGGGAGCCCGGAGCAGCGCCTCGACATCCTCCGCGACGCGCCGGCGCGGACGGCGGAGGTCCTCCTCGACCTGGCCCGGACGGCCCTCAGCGTCGGTGAGCGCGACCTCGCCGAGGCGGCGGCCACCGAGCTGCTCACGAACGACCCGTGGGAGTGGCGCGCCGTGTGGATCCAGGGCCTGGCGGCACTCGAGCGGGGCGACGCCCCCTCCGCGCAGGCGGCCTTCAACGCCGTCTACGGGCAGGTCCCGGGCGAGCTCGCCCCCAAGCTGGCCCTCGCCCACGCCAGCGAGAAGGCCGGTGACGACGCCGTCGCCGAGAACCTCTACGTCGCCTGCGCCCGAACGGACTCCACCTACGTGCCGATGGCCGCGTTCGGGCTGGCCCGGATCCGCGCCGCCCGCGGTGACGTCGACGGCGCCGTGGCGGCCTACCGGCTCGTCCCCACCCAGTCGAGCGCCTACCGGACCGCCCGGGCCGGGCTCGCGGAGCTGCTCGCCCGGGCGAACCGGGGCCTGCCCGACCTCGCCGAGGCCCTGCGCACCTTGGCGGACACCTCGCTCACGGCCCGGCGGCGGGCCGAGGTGACGACCCACATCTACCGCGAGGCCCTCGCCTCGGTGCGCGAAGCCGGCGCGCAGCCGGATCTGCACCTGGGCACCCACCGTGCGACCGAGCCCGCCCTCAGGGTCGGGCTGGAGCAGGCCCTCCGAGAGCTCGCCAGCCGCACGCCTGACACCGCCGAGCGCGTCGCGCTCGTCGACGAAGCCAACACCGTCCGACCTTGGAGCCTCTGGTGA